A window of Infirmifilum lucidum contains these coding sequences:
- a CDS encoding lycopene cyclase family protein: MQRDYDVIVLGGGSAGLQSARSILEKAGGFSVLVIEEDRRVGFPEHCTGLVSLKGVSTFLRLNHWQIAVNYVRGAHIMSPSGTRVTVEKKSSVAAVINRPLYEQKLYDIVSRRADILLGVKATTDGRSVKAGSKRLVARYIVDARGLKSLSSRHPQARRWILPALQYDVRVESTDSEYVYIFLGSKFSQGFFAWAVPLGDDVFRIGLASENLVLTRMKYLLRRMGELTRGSLRPKDVRKVIGGAVYTGGLREHVKGTVLYVGDSAGQTKPTTGGGLVYHSRASILLAKALERGEPEAYARDVKRTLGLEILGQLALRRIFNRMSDSELDYMLASIKEIEGEEIISTYGDMDTQTKVILRVGMELLRKKPLFYTRLLLSIVSSIIS; this comes from the coding sequence ATGCAGAGAGACTACGATGTCATAGTACTTGGAGGGGGTTCTGCGGGTCTTCAGTCCGCGAGAAGTATCCTGGAGAAAGCAGGGGGTTTCAGCGTCCTGGTGATCGAGGAGGATAGACGCGTCGGCTTCCCGGAGCACTGCACGGGCCTCGTGAGCTTGAAGGGCGTTAGCACGTTCCTACGTCTAAACCACTGGCAAATAGCCGTGAACTACGTACGCGGGGCTCACATAATGTCGCCTAGCGGCACGCGGGTAACAGTCGAGAAGAAATCGAGTGTAGCTGCCGTAATAAACAGGCCACTCTACGAGCAAAAACTGTACGACATTGTCTCGCGGAGAGCAGACATCCTCCTCGGAGTTAAGGCCACGACAGACGGTAGGAGCGTGAAAGCGGGGTCGAAGCGGCTGGTGGCAAGGTACATTGTCGACGCTAGAGGCCTGAAAAGCCTGTCTTCTAGGCACCCTCAAGCAAGGAGGTGGATCCTGCCTGCTCTACAGTACGACGTTAGGGTCGAGAGCACGGACAGCGAGTATGTCTACATCTTCCTGGGCTCAAAGTTCTCACAGGGTTTCTTTGCATGGGCCGTGCCTTTGGGCGATGACGTGTTCAGGATTGGTCTAGCGTCAGAGAACCTAGTTCTCACGAGGATGAAATATCTCCTCCGGCGCATGGGTGAACTGACCAGGGGGAGTCTGCGGCCCAAGGACGTTAGGAAAGTCATCGGAGGGGCTGTCTACACGGGTGGACTTAGAGAGCACGTCAAGGGAACGGTTCTCTATGTTGGGGACTCGGCTGGGCAGACGAAGCCGACAACAGGGGGCGGCTTGGTGTACCATTCCAGAGCATCTATACTGCTGGCAAAGGCCCTAGAGAGAGGTGAGCCCGAGGCCTATGCTAGAGACGTGAAGAGAACACTAGGGCTGGAAATCTTGGGGCAGCTTGCGCTAAGGAGGATCTTCAATAGAATGTCTGACAGCGAACTGGACTATATGCTGGCGAGCATCAAAGAGATTGAGGGAGAGGAGATAATCTCAACATATGGTGACATGGATACGCAGACTAAAGTTATTCTTCGCGTTGGGATGGAACTCCTAAGGAAGAAACCACTCTTTTACACGAGGCTACTCCTTTCTATTGTCTCTTCTATTATCTCTTGA
- a CDS encoding aconitase X swivel domain-containing protein produces MRIAGRPVSEGVARGQVLLSREPITFFGGVDPKTSEVVEPSHPLKGEKLAGKILVFPHSKGSTVGSYVLLRMAKRGVAPAGVVTVRPDEVVIIGCIISGIPSMTGIDEASLGKIRPGSLAEIRVGRSHAELVLYE; encoded by the coding sequence GTGAGGATTGCTGGCCGGCCTGTTTCCGAGGGTGTCGCGAGAGGCCAAGTACTGCTGTCCAGAGAGCCCATAACCTTCTTTGGCGGCGTCGACCCAAAGACTTCTGAGGTAGTCGAGCCCTCCCACCCCCTGAAGGGGGAAAAATTGGCGGGTAAAATCCTAGTTTTCCCCCACTCGAAGGGCAGTACTGTTGGCTCCTATGTCCTACTGCGCATGGCTAAACGTGGTGTTGCCCCCGCAGGAGTGGTTACTGTTAGGCCCGACGAGGTCGTGATAATAGGGTGCATAATATCGGGTATTCCGTCAATGACGGGGATAGACGAGGCGAGCCTAGGCAAGATCCGGCCAGGGTCGCTCGCGGAGATCCGCGTGGGGCGGAGTCATGCAGAGCTCGTACTCTACGAATGA
- a CDS encoding aconitase X catalytic domain-containing protein, giving the protein MYLEPEEEKILDGEYGEAKALALKAVVRVAEAAGAQRLVRIKHAHVSGISYKNIGDEGLEFLEGLARRGARVSVPATMNPGGFDTVLWPYMGVSRDFMEKQFRIIKALSDMGVRPTLTCTPYLYENIQFGDHVAWSESNAVLYANSVIGARTNRDGGPLALLEAISGRAPLAGLHLDSNRRPQLVIDFREASQIIREKSLYQVAGLLIGKLAGDKVPLVKGLGLTREDVRDVKLLLAAAGATGGMGLVLIDNVSPERYDSTGVEKVSIDPVLVKEVHEEYRDDLSDGVVVLGCPHLSLEEVLDVISFFSERGSAKRRVMLYTSRQVYDSIGGYVEKLRKKNVFVFADTCMVVSPLSGYAGEEVVTDSGKAAFYLKAQGYRVALKTRREALAYAVGEEE; this is encoded by the coding sequence GAACCTGAAGAGGAAAAGATACTCGACGGGGAGTATGGAGAAGCGAAGGCCCTCGCCCTCAAGGCCGTAGTAAGAGTAGCCGAGGCTGCTGGTGCTCAGCGCCTGGTAAGGATAAAACACGCCCACGTATCTGGCATATCATACAAGAACATTGGAGACGAGGGTCTAGAGTTTCTCGAGGGTCTCGCCCGCAGGGGCGCGCGCGTAAGTGTACCAGCGACGATGAACCCAGGCGGTTTCGACACAGTGTTGTGGCCTTACATGGGTGTCTCTAGGGATTTTATGGAGAAACAGTTCAGGATTATTAAGGCTCTCTCGGATATGGGGGTGAGACCCACCCTCACATGCACGCCCTACCTATACGAAAACATCCAGTTCGGAGATCACGTAGCCTGGTCTGAGAGCAATGCCGTCTTGTACGCGAACAGCGTCATCGGGGCACGCACGAATAGGGATGGGGGGCCGCTCGCGCTCCTAGAGGCTATCTCTGGCAGAGCCCCGCTTGCCGGCTTACATCTCGACTCCAACAGAAGGCCGCAACTAGTCATAGACTTCCGCGAGGCGTCCCAGATAATCAGAGAGAAGAGCCTCTATCAAGTCGCCGGCCTCTTAATCGGCAAGCTTGCCGGAGACAAAGTGCCACTTGTCAAGGGACTGGGCCTAACGAGGGAGGATGTGCGCGACGTAAAGCTCCTGCTAGCAGCTGCGGGGGCGACAGGGGGAATGGGCCTAGTCCTGATCGATAATGTTTCGCCGGAGCGCTATGACTCTACTGGCGTCGAGAAAGTGTCCATCGACCCCGTGTTAGTCAAAGAAGTTCACGAGGAGTACCGCGACGACTTATCCGACGGGGTCGTCGTGCTAGGCTGCCCCCACCTCTCCCTAGAGGAGGTCTTGGACGTAATTAGCTTCTTTTCGGAGAGAGGATCCGCCAAGCGGAGAGTCATGCTTTACACTAGCAGGCAGGTTTATGACTCTATAGGTGGGTACGTAGAAAAGCTCAGGAAGAAAAATGTGTTCGTTTTCGCAGACACTTGTATGGTTGTCTCACCCCTCTCCGGCTACGCGGGAGAAGAAGTCGTGACAGATTCTGGCAAAGCAGCCTTCTACCTCAAGGCTCAAGGATATAGAGTGGCGCTGAAAACGCGGAGGGAGGCACTAGCATACGCAGTCGGTGAGGAGGAGTGA
- the udg gene encoding type-4 uracil-DNA glycosylase, giving the protein MQSSYSTNECTRLHEELEKIAEEIRACRRCPLHASRTNAVPGEGNPCSRVVFIGEAPGSNEDQQGRPFVGAAGQLLTSLLTSNGIPRENVFITNVVKCRPPGNRDPHDEEIQACLPFLLRQLKLIRPSLIVTLGRHSTRTVLGYYGHSADSIMAVRGRVYRIEAEWGELVVFPTLHPAAALYNPRLRTILEDDFKHIATVLQGKGSKGQSTLDEFFR; this is encoded by the coding sequence ATGCAGAGCTCGTACTCTACGAATGAGTGTACAAGGCTACATGAAGAGCTCGAGAAAATAGCAGAGGAAATAAGAGCTTGTAGACGCTGTCCTCTCCACGCGTCCAGGACTAATGCAGTTCCAGGCGAGGGTAACCCCTGTAGCCGCGTAGTATTCATTGGGGAAGCTCCAGGCTCCAACGAGGATCAGCAGGGGAGGCCTTTTGTGGGGGCGGCAGGCCAGCTGCTAACCTCTCTTTTGACGTCAAATGGGATTCCCAGGGAGAATGTATTCATAACCAACGTGGTGAAGTGTAGGCCCCCGGGGAACAGAGACCCCCATGACGAGGAGATACAAGCCTGCCTGCCCTTCCTCCTAAGACAACTAAAGCTTATAAGGCCAAGTCTTATAGTGACGCTCGGCAGGCACAGCACGAGAACCGTTCTCGGTTACTACGGCCATAGCGCCGACTCTATAATGGCCGTGCGGGGAAGGGTCTACAGGATAGAGGCGGAATGGGGCGAGCTAGTAGTTTTTCCGACACTACACCCAGCTGCCGCGCTGTATAACCCCCGGTTGAGGACAATACTAGAGGACGACTTCAAGCATATTGCTACAGTCTTGCAGGGCAAGGGCTCCAAGGGGCAGAGCACGCTAGACGAGTTCTTCAGGTAG
- the lysS gene encoding lysine--tRNA ligase — protein MSGTHWIEDVAKQLVSEYRNSDVIVGNGGLSVSGLQHVGRLRGEITIVDTVLRLVRKSGKETRHLLTLYTVDAWKGKEGQLRQFRDVEEARNYIGWPLYRVPDPHGCHANWVEHYWEYFGSHLNDFAENVEVITTKDLYEKNERMVKFVLVSVTTLREKVVSTINKYRGEKKLSPDAIPFQPICEKCGRIDTTEALEVDPANFRVRYVCRNCGHEGWQSLSRGKLNWRVEWVGVWYTLGVMFEPYGKDHATPGGSRDSCNDLAENVYGFKPPAGLAYEWVGYRVRGKDLGDMGSSDFIGFSPRQWVEVAEPEVLRFLYLFAPPMRRVVLSLDEVPSYYDAFDKAERVFYGLEEGEEELSKSYELSLLRNPFPEPPFQLRYLNAMILSQVLPSKGKDIAEVVQRLRETRQLTRELQPWELERISTRIALARRWLELYASDYYKISIVEKPPLDELLKVVDRRVAELLKGLSAALSGLDRWDEESIKNAMISLKKEKEEEKKFFQALYLIFFGRSSGPRIAPYLAMLNKDFVIRRIEEASSLAGVS, from the coding sequence ATGAGCGGCACTCACTGGATAGAGGACGTGGCCAAACAGCTTGTCTCAGAGTATAGGAACAGTGATGTAATAGTCGGGAATGGGGGTCTATCGGTCTCAGGCCTTCAACATGTTGGTAGGCTTAGGGGAGAAATAACTATCGTGGATACTGTTCTGAGACTGGTTCGTAAAAGTGGCAAGGAAACTAGGCACCTCCTCACACTCTATACTGTCGATGCATGGAAGGGAAAGGAGGGGCAACTGAGGCAATTTAGAGACGTTGAGGAGGCCCGCAACTACATAGGGTGGCCGCTTTACCGCGTCCCGGATCCTCACGGGTGCCATGCCAACTGGGTTGAGCACTACTGGGAGTACTTCGGTTCACACTTGAATGATTTCGCGGAAAATGTAGAGGTTATAACGACAAAGGATCTTTACGAGAAGAACGAGAGGATGGTGAAGTTCGTACTCGTCTCCGTGACTACTCTGCGCGAAAAGGTTGTCAGCACCATAAATAAGTATAGGGGTGAGAAGAAGCTCAGCCCAGACGCTATACCCTTCCAGCCTATCTGCGAAAAATGCGGGCGCATAGACACAACAGAGGCCTTGGAGGTAGACCCCGCCAATTTCAGAGTCCGCTATGTGTGTAGGAACTGTGGACACGAGGGCTGGCAGAGCCTAAGTCGCGGGAAACTCAATTGGAGAGTCGAGTGGGTGGGTGTTTGGTACACTCTGGGGGTTATGTTTGAGCCGTACGGCAAGGATCACGCTACCCCTGGGGGGTCGAGGGATAGCTGCAACGATCTAGCTGAGAACGTGTACGGGTTTAAGCCACCAGCAGGGCTCGCCTATGAGTGGGTAGGGTATAGAGTTAGGGGTAAAGACCTTGGAGACATGGGTTCAAGCGACTTCATAGGCTTCTCTCCTCGCCAGTGGGTTGAAGTGGCAGAGCCCGAAGTTCTCAGGTTTCTCTACCTCTTCGCGCCGCCCATGAGGCGCGTCGTCTTAAGCCTAGACGAGGTTCCTAGCTACTATGACGCCTTCGATAAGGCCGAACGCGTATTCTATGGCCTTGAAGAAGGCGAAGAAGAGCTCTCAAAGAGCTACGAGCTCTCGCTACTCAGGAACCCCTTCCCCGAGCCTCCCTTCCAGCTACGATACCTCAACGCTATGATACTCTCACAGGTTCTCCCAAGCAAGGGGAAGGATATAGCAGAGGTAGTCCAGAGGCTGAGAGAGACGAGACAGCTCACACGCGAGCTACAGCCCTGGGAGCTCGAAAGAATAAGTACGCGTATCGCCTTGGCTAGGAGGTGGCTGGAATTATACGCATCAGATTACTACAAAATATCCATTGTCGAGAAGCCACCCTTGGACGAACTACTAAAAGTGGTTGATAGACGGGTCGCAGAGCTCCTCAAAGGCCTATCCGCTGCACTCAGCGGGTTAGACCGGTGGGACGAAGAATCCATTAAGAACGCCATGATCTCTCTCAAGAAGGAAAAGGAGGAGGAGAAAAAGTTCTTCCAAGCTCTCTACCTGATCTTCTTTGGGAGGAGTAGCGGGCCCAGGATCGCCCCATACCTCGCTATGCTTAATAAGGACTTTGTGATTCGAAGGATTGAAGAGGCATCCTCTTTAGCTGGGGTGAGCTAG
- a CDS encoding indolepyruvate oxidoreductase subunit beta, whose protein sequence is MSRRSVVIAGVGGQGLITIGSVLGEALMAKNYNVSVGEIHGLSQRGGSVAVFLKYGEGAVSPVVTQGEADLIVGLELIETVRRLPLLKRDGSVVVNDFLLPPPASKSIPTRGELLSNLSRVKSYVVDARELALKAGSEIAVNMVMLGAALATKILDLDIPDIENLLSKRFKGDVLRVNMEALRLGYQSIKE, encoded by the coding sequence ATGAGTAGGAGGAGTGTTGTTATTGCCGGTGTGGGCGGGCAGGGTCTTATCACGATAGGGAGCGTGCTCGGCGAGGCCCTCATGGCTAAAAACTACAACGTGAGCGTTGGGGAGATTCACGGGTTGTCCCAGAGAGGGGGCTCCGTAGCTGTTTTCCTCAAGTATGGTGAGGGGGCCGTCTCTCCAGTAGTTACGCAGGGAGAGGCAGACCTAATCGTAGGGCTTGAGCTAATCGAGACTGTTAGACGCCTACCCCTCTTGAAGAGGGACGGCTCTGTCGTGGTCAACGACTTCCTGTTGCCTCCTCCAGCCTCTAAGAGTATACCTACGCGCGGCGAGCTCTTGAGCAATCTCTCACGCGTGAAGTCGTACGTGGTAGACGCCAGAGAGCTAGCGCTGAAGGCTGGGTCGGAGATAGCCGTAAACATGGTTATGCTCGGAGCTGCCCTCGCTACTAAGATACTGGACTTGGATATACCTGATATCGAGAACCTGCTTTCAAAGCGCTTCAAGGGGGATGTCTTGAGAGTAAACATGGAGGCGCTGAGGCTAGGGTATCAGAGTATAAAGGAGTAG